The Corynebacterium pseudopelargi genome contains a region encoding:
- a CDS encoding decaprenylphospho-beta-D-erythro-pentofuranosid-2-ulose 2-reductase, giving the protein MLNAVGQAQNILLLGGTSEIGLAIVEAFLDRGPANVTLAARENSPRIDDAKAQLEAKGGTVEILPFDATDFETHPETIDLAFSNGDVDIAIVAFGTLGDQEALWQDQKLAVESAQTNYTAPVSLGVLLGEKFKAQGHGTIVALSSVAGQRVRRSNFVYGASKAGMDGFYINLGEALRDHGVNVLVVRPGQVRTKMSADAGEAPLTVNREDVANATVKAVLDGKQSIYVHPLFEYVTLAFKFIPQSIFRKLPF; this is encoded by the coding sequence ATGCTCAACGCTGTAGGACAAGCCCAAAACATCCTCCTGCTCGGCGGCACCTCCGAAATCGGACTCGCCATCGTCGAAGCCTTCCTCGACCGCGGCCCCGCCAACGTCACCCTCGCCGCCCGCGAAAACTCCCCCCGCATCGACGACGCCAAAGCACAACTCGAAGCCAAAGGCGGCACCGTCGAAATCTTGCCTTTCGACGCCACCGACTTCGAAACACACCCCGAAACCATCGACCTCGCCTTCTCCAACGGCGACGTCGACATCGCCATCGTCGCCTTCGGCACCCTCGGCGACCAAGAAGCCCTCTGGCAAGACCAAAAACTCGCCGTCGAAAGCGCCCAAACCAACTACACCGCCCCCGTATCCCTCGGCGTACTGCTCGGCGAAAAATTCAAAGCACAAGGCCACGGCACCATCGTCGCCCTATCCTCAGTCGCAGGCCAACGCGTACGCCGCTCCAACTTCGTCTACGGCGCATCCAAAGCAGGCATGGACGGCTTCTACATCAACCTAGGAGAAGCACTCCGCGACCACGGCGTCAACGTCCTCGTCGTCCGACCCGGCCAAGTCCGCACCAAAATGTCCGCCGACGCCGGCGAAGCACCACTGACCGTCAACCGCGAAGACGTCGCCAACGCCACCGTCAAAGCAGTCCTCGACGGCAAACAATCCATCTACGTCCACCCACTGTTCGAATACGTCACACTCGCATTCAAATTCATCCCACAAAGCATCTTCAGAAAGCTGCCTTTCTAA
- a CDS encoding arabinofuranosyltransferase, with protein MNDAKHTPHLLDICLAGVGGALIALIGWFAFHTTNLPSFGTSNVMRALATGAVVLVIVVAVLLVTWGRGHARPKWVRFAAVVFAYVTPALVVLATLAIPLSGTKLYLGGLNVDQEFRTQYLTRLADSPELSDMNYFGLPAFYPAGWFWLGGRFASLLGMAGWEAFQPWAIVSMAAAACVLVPVWRKISGSLAVGVTIAVISTIIVLIMNAEEPYAAIVALGVPAAAVLAGRGMRGSRWSLIGLSIYLGLSATMYTLYTVIIAGSVVIIALAYALKQRSVKPVGRVAVVGVCSVLMALVVWLPYLLDISLEDRGAAAHYLPEAGTTVPLPMFSPSVLGVLCLLGVLCVVVCWRVPDVRALGVVLVASYGWVVLSMLVTLLGTTLLGFRVDVLVALVLATLGVVGLVRVHELGVEKLVGFVLASAVSGGVVAVLSLGVVAYAQQVPVRNFEAIDLAYSTTDGAGERADRFPANSAKWYPEVDRVLREVPKERRDTIVLTDEFAFLAYYPYRGFQAFTAHYANPLGQFERRNAVIEQWANDSWGSLSDPSAFADEVAAAPWAAPDAFVFQAAEVDQEQAQQRGGSEASEQDGWVFDLAEDIYPNSPNVRFRGVAFNPEVFSEEFWRVERIGPYVVVLKK; from the coding sequence ATGAACGACGCGAAACACACCCCCCATCTTCTAGATATATGTCTAGCAGGAGTGGGGGGTGCGCTTATTGCCCTGATCGGCTGGTTTGCCTTCCACACCACCAACCTCCCTTCCTTCGGCACCTCCAACGTGATGCGCGCTTTGGCCACTGGCGCGGTGGTGTTGGTGATTGTTGTGGCTGTTTTGTTGGTGACGTGGGGCCGGGGGCATGCGCGCCCAAAGTGGGTGCGTTTTGCGGCCGTGGTGTTTGCGTATGTGACGCCGGCGCTGGTGGTGTTGGCGACGTTGGCGATTCCGCTATCTGGCACGAAGCTGTATCTCGGAGGGCTCAACGTTGATCAGGAGTTCCGCACGCAGTATCTGACTCGTTTGGCTGATTCGCCTGAGCTTTCAGATATGAACTACTTTGGGCTGCCGGCTTTTTACCCGGCGGGTTGGTTCTGGTTAGGCGGACGGTTTGCTTCGTTGCTGGGCATGGCTGGTTGGGAAGCGTTCCAGCCGTGGGCCATTGTGTCGATGGCGGCTGCGGCGTGCGTTTTGGTGCCGGTGTGGCGCAAAATCAGTGGCAGTTTGGCCGTTGGCGTCACCATCGCGGTGATCAGCACGATCATCGTGCTGATCATGAACGCTGAAGAACCGTATGCAGCAATCGTGGCATTGGGCGTGCCGGCTGCTGCCGTGTTGGCAGGCCGCGGCATGCGCGGTTCGCGCTGGTCGCTTATTGGTTTGAGCATTTATCTTGGCCTTTCGGCCACCATGTACACGCTGTACACCGTGATCATTGCTGGCAGCGTGGTGATCATTGCGCTTGCCTATGCGCTCAAGCAGCGGAGTGTGAAGCCGGTGGGCAGGGTTGCTGTTGTTGGGGTGTGTTCGGTGTTGATGGCTTTGGTGGTCTGGCTTCCCTATCTTCTAGATATATCTCTAGAAGATAGGGGGGCGGCCGCGCACTATCTGCCGGAGGCCGGCACCACCGTCCCGTTGCCCATGTTCTCTCCGAGTGTGCTCGGTGTGTTGTGTTTGTTGGGTGTGTTGTGTGTGGTGGTGTGTTGGCGTGTGCCGGATGTGCGTGCGTTGGGGGTTGTGTTGGTGGCGTCGTATGGCTGGGTTGTGTTGTCGATGTTGGTGACGTTGTTGGGGACGACGTTGTTGGGTTTTCGTGTTGATGTGTTGGTGGCGTTGGTGTTGGCGACGTTGGGTGTTGTGGGTTTGGTGCGTGTGCATGAGCTTGGGGTGGAGAAGTTGGTGGGTTTTGTGCTGGCTTCGGCTGTGAGTGGGGGTGTGGTTGCTGTGTTGTCGTTGGGTGTGGTGGCGTATGCGCAGCAGGTGCCGGTGCGTAATTTTGAGGCGATTGATTTGGCCTATTCGACGACGGATGGTGCGGGGGAGCGTGCGGATCGTTTTCCGGCGAATTCGGCGAAGTGGTATCCGGAGGTTGATCGGGTGTTGCGTGAGGTTCCGAAGGAGCGTCGTGACACGATTGTGTTGACGGATGAGTTTGCGTTTTTGGCGTATTACCCGTATCGGGGTTTTCAGGCGTTTACGGCGCATTATGCGAATCCTTTGGGGCAGTTTGAGCGTCGTAATGCGGTGATTGAGCAGTGGGCGAATGATTCTTGGGGTTCGTTGTCGGATCCTTCTGCGTTTGCTGATGAGGTTGCGGCGGCGCCTTGGGCTGCGCCTGATGCGTTTGTGTTCCAGGCTGCTGAGGTCGATCAGGAGCAGGCGCAGCAGCGTGGTGGCTCGGAGGCTAGTGAGCAGGATGGTTGGGTGTTTGATTTGGCGGAGGATATTTATCCGAATTCGCCGAATGTGCGTTTTAGGGGTGTTGCTTTTAATCCGGAGGTCTTTTCGGAGGAGTTTTGGCGGGTGGAGCGTATTGGCCCTTATGTGGTGGTGCTCAAAAAGTAG
- a CDS encoding arabinosyltransferase domain-containing protein, with translation MSTSIAKPQPWLKPVAIITGLLGFLLFVLTPFLPVNQTQASLQWPQDGNLNSVNAPLESYTPVDFHATVPVKAVDQVRDGQSLLLSTLPADSPNATARGLFVRTYDGSLEVSNRSQVLLQLNKDEIEKLDPNAVIKIDSTFDSTTATLPQEAKAKGVTVESEQNGDHRPIVSGVYTELEGNASALENAGLQVDMEINSRFTSTPTWVKTLAMWVGAFMTIASLICLGLMDRLDGKKHPIVLASKSLRPRPLDGVVLAIIAFWYIFGANTSDDGFILTMARASDDSGYMANYYRWFGVPESPFGAPYYDLLGLMAKVSTASVWMRLPSLFAAIATWFVLSRDVLPRLGSSIDGRRVAHWTAAFVMLAFWLPYNNGLRPEPIIALGALLTWVSFEVAIANRRLLPAAIGTLLAAFTLACGPTGLMAVAALLAALSGVIRIVYQRTKLLGGNTWASVAAMVAPFLAAGTAVLVAVFGDQTFASVRESITVRSAVGPSLEWYNEYIRYKSLFEQTVDGSFARRFAVLIAFISIVVVLASMLRNDKVPGSNKLPAQRLMLMMLGTLFFLMFTPTKWTHHFGVWAGIGAALAALAAVAMSHMALRSARSRTLMFGAILFVFAFTLAGVNGWWYVSSYGVPWFDKTIQLKGIEASTVMLGISLLVLFIGTIQSFIIDVRATQAEERGEDPNAVRRGKLDRFQGLAAAPIAVVCILAVTFQVLSFGKAFASQYPAYSVGLGNLNALRGQTCGMADYVLMETDTNESFLKPVDADFKDAIASEKQNNFEPGRVPPVLNSEEVTGVSTALANEVSDEDTALDASTSVGLRKEEGINGSRVPLPFGLDYKRVPVLGSWTNGDQYYSEAISDWYEMPERSEDTPLLVVSAAGRIAHTDINDIAQYGQTFVAEYGRRDANGEITELGQATFDDPGPRPVWRNLRLPLDQIPVEANVVRLHAIDASLDPDQWIAFTPPRVPTMDTLNNVVGSEAPVLMDWQVPLQFPCQRPFGHYAGVIENPRYRISPDHVGRITGSRFQDALGGGAQGPVEAIDSSFQLPSYAKDDWRRDWGTIEIYNPRTNAEGEVPANAEIHTEEITRSGTWTPGLMNISVE, from the coding sequence GTGTCTACGTCGATCGCCAAACCACAGCCCTGGTTGAAACCCGTTGCCATAATCACTGGACTGTTGGGGTTTTTGCTCTTTGTGCTTACCCCTTTCTTGCCGGTGAACCAGACTCAGGCCTCGTTGCAGTGGCCTCAGGATGGCAACCTCAATTCGGTGAATGCTCCCTTGGAGAGCTATACGCCGGTTGATTTCCACGCCACGGTGCCGGTGAAGGCGGTTGACCAGGTGCGCGATGGGCAGTCCTTGTTGCTTTCCACCTTGCCTGCGGATAGCCCGAATGCCACGGCTCGTGGGCTGTTTGTGCGCACCTATGATGGCTCTTTAGAGGTGAGCAATCGCAGCCAGGTGCTGCTGCAGTTGAATAAGGATGAGATTGAAAAGCTTGATCCGAATGCTGTGATCAAGATTGATTCCACCTTTGATAGCACCACCGCCACGTTGCCGCAGGAGGCGAAGGCGAAGGGGGTGACGGTTGAGTCGGAGCAAAATGGTGATCACCGTCCGATTGTTTCGGGCGTGTACACCGAGCTAGAAGGTAATGCCTCCGCTTTGGAAAATGCGGGCCTCCAGGTAGACATGGAGATCAATTCGCGTTTTACCTCCACGCCGACGTGGGTGAAGACCCTTGCCATGTGGGTCGGTGCCTTCATGACGATTGCCTCGCTGATTTGTTTGGGGCTAATGGATCGCCTCGACGGCAAGAAGCACCCCATTGTGCTTGCCAGCAAGTCTTTGCGCCCGCGCCCGCTTGATGGCGTGGTGCTTGCGATCATCGCCTTCTGGTACATCTTTGGTGCCAATACCTCTGATGATGGCTTCATTTTGACCATGGCCAGGGCCTCGGATGATTCGGGCTATATGGCCAATTATTATCGCTGGTTCGGTGTGCCCGAATCGCCTTTCGGTGCGCCGTATTATGACCTTTTGGGTCTGATGGCCAAGGTGAGCACCGCTTCGGTGTGGATGCGTTTGCCTTCCTTGTTCGCGGCGATCGCTACGTGGTTTGTGCTCTCGCGCGATGTGTTGCCACGTTTGGGTAGCAGCATCGATGGGCGTCGAGTAGCGCACTGGACTGCGGCGTTTGTCATGCTCGCTTTCTGGCTGCCCTACAACAATGGTTTGCGCCCCGAGCCGATCATTGCGCTCGGAGCCCTGTTGACGTGGGTTTCTTTCGAGGTTGCCATAGCTAATCGACGCCTCCTGCCCGCCGCAATCGGCACGCTACTCGCAGCATTCACGCTGGCATGTGGCCCTACGGGCTTGATGGCAGTGGCCGCGTTGCTTGCAGCGCTTTCCGGTGTGATTCGCATCGTCTACCAGCGCACCAAACTCCTCGGCGGCAATACCTGGGCTTCGGTGGCCGCGATGGTGGCGCCGTTCCTCGCGGCAGGCACCGCGGTGCTGGTGGCCGTCTTTGGCGATCAAACTTTTGCCAGCGTGCGTGAATCCATCACCGTGCGCTCCGCCGTTGGCCCCTCCTTGGAGTGGTACAACGAGTACATCCGCTACAAGTCGCTATTCGAGCAAACCGTGGATGGTTCCTTCGCACGACGCTTCGCGGTGCTCATCGCCTTCATCTCCATCGTGGTGGTGCTGGCCTCCATGCTGCGCAACGATAAGGTCCCGGGCAGCAACAAGCTTCCGGCACAGCGACTGATGCTGATGATGCTGGGCACCTTGTTCTTCCTCATGTTCACCCCCACGAAGTGGACGCACCACTTCGGTGTGTGGGCAGGTATTGGCGCTGCACTGGCCGCACTTGCGGCGGTGGCAATGTCGCACATGGCCTTGCGTTCGGCGCGTTCGCGCACGCTGATGTTCGGTGCCATCCTCTTCGTCTTCGCCTTCACCCTCGCCGGCGTGAACGGCTGGTGGTACGTCTCCAGCTATGGCGTGCCCTGGTTTGATAAGACCATCCAGCTCAAGGGCATCGAGGCATCGACGGTCATGCTGGGCATCTCGCTGCTGGTGCTGTTTATTGGCACGATCCAAAGCTTCATTATCGACGTCCGCGCCACCCAGGCAGAAGAGCGTGGAGAAGATCCAAACGCTGTTCGACGCGGCAAGCTCGACCGCTTCCAAGGCCTGGCAGCAGCACCCATTGCCGTGGTGTGCATCCTGGCCGTGACCTTCCAGGTGCTCTCCTTTGGCAAGGCATTTGCTTCGCAATACCCCGCCTACTCTGTTGGCCTGGGCAATCTGAATGCGCTTCGTGGCCAAACCTGCGGCATGGCCGACTATGTGCTGATGGAAACGGACACCAATGAGTCCTTCTTAAAGCCAGTCGACGCCGACTTTAAGGATGCGATTGCCAGCGAGAAGCAAAACAACTTCGAGCCAGGCCGCGTGCCCCCAGTGCTGAACTCAGAAGAAGTCACCGGCGTATCAACCGCGCTTGCCAACGAGGTCTCTGATGAAGATACCGCGCTGGATGCGTCGACAAGCGTTGGTTTGAGAAAAGAAGAAGGCATCAACGGCTCCCGCGTACCCCTGCCCTTCGGGCTGGACTACAAGCGGGTGCCCGTTCTTGGCTCCTGGACCAATGGCGATCAGTACTACTCAGAAGCCATTAGTGACTGGTATGAGATGCCCGAACGCAGCGAAGACACACCACTGCTGGTGGTCAGCGCCGCCGGACGCATCGCACACACCGACATCAACGACATCGCCCAATACGGCCAAACCTTCGTCGCCGAATACGGACGCCGCGACGCCAACGGCGAAATCACCGAACTCGGCCAAGCCACCTTCGACGACCCAGGCCCGCGCCCAGTATGGCGCAACCTGCGACTCCCGCTCGACCAAATCCCCGTCGAAGCCAACGTCGTGCGCCTGCATGCCATCGACGCCAGCCTCGACCCCGACCAATGGATCGCCTTCACCCCGCCGCGCGTGCCCACCATGGACACCCTCAACAACGTCGTCGGCTCTGAAGCACCAGTGCTGATGGACTGGCAAGTACCCCTCCAATTCCCCTGCCAACGCCCCTTCGGCCACTACGCCGGCGTGATCGAAAACCCGCGCTACCGCATCTCACCCGACCACGTCGGACGCATCACCGGCTCCCGCTTCCAAGACGCCCTCGGCGGCGGCGCCCAAGGGCCAGTAGAAGCCATCGACAGCTCCTTCCAGCTACCCAGCTACGCCAAAGACGACTGGCGCCGCGACTGGGGCACCATCGAAATCTACAACCCCCGCACCAACGCAGAAGGCGAAGTACCAGCCAACGCAGAAATCCACACCGAAGAAATCACCCGCTCCGGCACCTGGACACCAGGGCTGATGAACATCAGCGTGGAATAG
- a CDS encoding heavy metal translocating P-type ATPase: MSTSEVDLGVTGMTCTSCSGRVERKLNKVDGVDASVNFATESAHVRFDPDLVNVDSLVDVIRGAGYDAFTIGGDADADGGADAGDASATDAARDEHAAELKKRLIISAIMALPVFAMSMISSLQFDNWQWLCFALASGVFFYGGMPFHKAALQNLRHGSFTMDTLISMGTSAAYLWSVWALFLGNAGEPGMRMHMSLSAHSHNQMDEIYLESAAMVIVFLLLGRWFETRAKGKSSEALRTLLNMGAKEAAVLVDGKEQRVPVEKLAKGDRFVVRPGEKIATDGRIIEGASAVDESMITGESVPVEVSEGDNVTGATLNTSGRLIVEATRVGSDTTLASMAKLVADAQAQKAPVQKLVDKIAQVFVPIVIAIAAVTLIAQLASGAQTSDAFAAAVAVLIIACPCALGLATPTALLVGTGRGAQQGLLIKGPDVLESARNIDTIVMDKTGTVTEGRMKVVEVHDLNTPHLLDICAAVERGSEHPIARAIVEASTTSLPVSDFSSSPGRGVSGVVDGHRVRVTRPDGALQEWVDAAERAGGTAVVAYVDDEPAGVIVVADQVKAGAAESVRDLEQLGLEPYLLTGDNEGAARAVAAEVGIEHVVAQVLPDEKVGVVRDLQERGRRVAMVGDGVNDAAALAQADLGIAMGAGTDVAIEASDITLMRSEPRGIVDAIRLSRATLRTIKTNLFWAFAYNVVLIPVAAFGLLNPMFAGAAMALSSVFVVSNSLRLRRFN, translated from the coding sequence ATGAGTACTTCTGAGGTTGATTTGGGTGTCACGGGCATGACGTGCACCTCGTGTTCTGGCCGTGTTGAGCGGAAGTTGAACAAGGTGGATGGCGTTGATGCCAGCGTTAATTTCGCTACGGAGAGCGCCCATGTGCGTTTCGACCCCGATTTGGTCAATGTTGATTCGCTTGTCGACGTCATCCGCGGCGCAGGGTATGACGCCTTCACTATCGGTGGCGACGCCGATGCCGATGGTGGCGCCGATGCTGGCGATGCTTCGGCAACTGATGCTGCTCGCGATGAGCACGCCGCTGAGCTGAAGAAGCGTCTGATCATCTCGGCGATCATGGCGCTGCCGGTGTTTGCCATGTCGATGATTTCTTCGCTGCAGTTCGATAACTGGCAGTGGTTGTGCTTCGCGCTGGCCAGTGGCGTGTTCTTCTATGGAGGGATGCCGTTTCATAAGGCTGCGCTGCAAAACTTACGCCATGGCTCTTTCACCATGGACACGCTCATTTCCATGGGCACTTCGGCTGCCTACCTGTGGTCGGTGTGGGCGCTATTCCTGGGCAACGCCGGCGAGCCCGGCATGCGCATGCACATGAGCCTCTCGGCGCATAGCCACAACCAGATGGACGAGATTTATCTCGAATCCGCGGCGATGGTGATCGTGTTCTTGCTGCTCGGCCGCTGGTTTGAGACGCGAGCCAAGGGCAAAAGCTCAGAAGCGCTGCGCACCCTGCTCAACATGGGGGCCAAGGAAGCAGCAGTGCTTGTCGACGGCAAAGAGCAGCGCGTGCCCGTCGAAAAGCTAGCAAAGGGCGATCGTTTTGTGGTGCGCCCCGGCGAAAAAATCGCCACCGACGGCCGCATCATCGAAGGCGCCTCCGCCGTGGACGAATCGATGATCACCGGCGAATCAGTGCCAGTGGAAGTCTCCGAAGGCGACAACGTCACCGGCGCCACGCTGAATACCTCCGGACGGCTCATCGTCGAAGCCACCCGCGTCGGCAGCGACACCACCCTTGCCTCCATGGCCAAACTCGTCGCCGACGCCCAAGCTCAAAAAGCGCCGGTACAAAAACTCGTCGACAAAATCGCCCAAGTCTTCGTCCCCATCGTCATCGCCATCGCCGCTGTCACACTCATCGCACAACTGGCCAGCGGCGCCCAAACCAGCGACGCTTTCGCCGCAGCCGTCGCCGTACTCATCATCGCCTGCCCCTGCGCACTCGGACTCGCCACCCCCACCGCCCTGCTCGTCGGCACCGGACGCGGCGCACAACAAGGCCTACTCATCAAAGGCCCCGACGTACTCGAATCCGCCCGCAACATCGACACCATCGTGATGGATAAGACGGGGACGGTGACTGAGGGGCGGATGAAGGTGGTCGAGGTCCACGATCTCAACACCCCCCATCTTCTAGATATATGTGCAGCAGTGGAGAGGGGGTCGGAGCACCCCATCGCCCGCGCCATCGTCGAAGCTTCCACCACTTCCCTGCCGGTGAGCGATTTCTCTAGTTCGCCTGGCCGTGGTGTCTCTGGTGTGGTCGATGGCCATAGGGTTCGGGTGACTCGCCCTGATGGTGCGTTGCAAGAGTGGGTTGATGCTGCTGAGCGCGCTGGTGGCACGGCTGTGGTGGCGTATGTGGATGATGAGCCGGCGGGTGTGATTGTGGTGGCTGATCAGGTCAAGGCTGGGGCTGCTGAGAGCGTGAGGGATCTTGAGCAGTTGGGTCTTGAGCCTTATTTGCTCACTGGTGATAATGAGGGCGCGGCGCGTGCGGTTGCTGCTGAGGTTGGCATTGAGCATGTGGTGGCGCAGGTGTTGCCGGACGAGAAGGTCGGTGTGGTGCGTGATTTGCAGGAGCGGGGGCGTCGTGTAGCGATGGTTGGCGATGGCGTGAATGATGCTGCGGCGCTTGCGCAGGCGGATCTGGGCATTGCTATGGGCGCGGGCACGGATGTGGCGATTGAGGCTTCGGATATTACGTTGATGCGTTCTGAGCCGCGGGGCATTGTCGACGCCATCCGTTTGTCACGGGCAACGCTTCGCACGATAAAAACGAACCTGTTTTGGGCCTTCGCTTATAACGTGGTGCTGATTCCGGTGGCGGCCTTTGGTTTGCTCAATCCGATGTTTGCTGGTGCCGCGATGGCGCTGAGTTCGGTGTTTGTGGTGAGCAATTCCTTGAGGCTTCGTCGCTTTAACTAA
- a CDS encoding heavy-metal-associated domain-containing protein, which translates to MTKSYTVSGMTCQHCVASVKEEIEEVDGAQGVDVDLESGRVTVTGEDFTDADIRAAVEEAGYSLA; encoded by the coding sequence ATGACCAAGAGCTACACCGTTTCTGGCATGACCTGCCAGCACTGCGTCGCCTCCGTCAAGGAAGAAATTGAAGAGGTCGACGGCGCTCAGGGCGTGGATGTTGATTTAGAGTCCGGTCGCGTGACTGTGACTGGTGAAGATTTCACTGATGCTGATATTCGCGCTGCGGTTGAAGAGGCCGGGTATTCCCTGGCTTAG
- the trxA gene encoding thioredoxin produces MATIDVTEDTFEQTVTQDGIVLVDAWASWCGPCRAFAPTFEKASEQHPDAVFAKLDTEAHQGLAAALQIQSIPTLMVFRDGILVFREAGALPPAALEDLISQVKDLDMEDVKRQIAEQQQG; encoded by the coding sequence ATGGCAACGATCGATGTAACTGAAGACACTTTTGAGCAGACGGTGACCCAAGACGGCATTGTGTTGGTTGATGCGTGGGCGTCTTGGTGCGGTCCGTGCCGTGCGTTTGCGCCGACGTTTGAGAAGGCTTCTGAGCAGCATCCGGATGCGGTGTTTGCGAAGTTAGATACTGAGGCTCATCAGGGTTTGGCTGCTGCGTTGCAGATTCAGTCGATTCCGACGCTGATGGTCTTCCGCGATGGGATTTTGGTGTTCCGTGAGGCTGGTGCTTTGCCGCCGGCTGCGTTGGAGGATCTGATTTCGCAGGTCAAGGATTTGGATATGGAGGATGTGAAGCGTCAGATTGCTGAGCAACAGCAGGGCTAA
- a CDS encoding PspA/IM30 family protein: MAHPFAKGWKYLTASLDRKIEENADPLVQIQQASDAAHEQHEAVRRQATEVIGNKNQLEMKLHRLLGEQEQLVQKARQALELAGQAADPGDVRELEQAAEIYATQLVSVEQELERTQQLHGQAEAAAKEASAQVQQSEARLREQMAQIEQLRSQVQQTKMQEASAATVQQMQQVDPDRDVPTLDQVREKIERRYANALGAQELTQHTMQDRMAEIEANATDFKAQQRLDALRAELGQGAGEKRQLEQPDAQPEQ; encoded by the coding sequence ATGGCTCATCCTTTTGCTAAGGGCTGGAAGTATTTGACTGCATCGTTGGATCGCAAGATTGAAGAAAACGCGGATCCTTTGGTGCAGATTCAGCAGGCTAGCGACGCTGCGCATGAGCAGCATGAGGCGGTTCGTCGTCAAGCGACTGAGGTCATTGGGAATAAGAATCAGCTTGAGATGAAGTTGCACCGTCTGTTGGGGGAGCAGGAGCAGTTGGTGCAGAAGGCTCGGCAGGCTTTGGAGTTGGCTGGGCAGGCCGCGGATCCGGGGGATGTGCGTGAGCTGGAGCAGGCCGCGGAGATTTATGCCACGCAATTGGTCAGTGTGGAGCAAGAGCTTGAGCGCACGCAGCAATTGCATGGTCAGGCTGAGGCTGCGGCGAAGGAGGCGAGTGCCCAGGTGCAGCAGTCGGAGGCGCGTTTGCGTGAGCAGATGGCGCAGATTGAGCAGCTTCGTTCGCAGGTTCAGCAGACCAAGATGCAGGAGGCTTCGGCGGCGACGGTGCAGCAGATGCAGCAGGTGGATCCGGATCGGGATGTGCCGACTTTGGATCAGGTGCGTGAGAAAATTGAGCGTCGTTATGCCAATGCTTTGGGCGCGCAGGAGCTTACTCAGCACACCATGCAGGATCGCATGGCTGAGATTGAGGCCAATGCCACGGATTTCAAAGCGCAGCAGCGCCTCGATGCGCTTCGGGCCGAATTGGGCCAGGGTGCTGGCGAGAAGCGCCAATTAGAACAGCCCGATGCTCAGCCGGAGCAGTGA